One part of the Arabidopsis thaliana chromosome 1 sequence genome encodes these proteins:
- the TPPD gene encoding Haloacid dehalogenase-like hydrolase (HAD) superfamily protein (Haloacid dehalogenase-like hydrolase (HAD) superfamily protein; FUNCTIONS IN: catalytic activity, trehalose-phosphatase activity; INVOLVED IN: trehalose biosynthetic process, metabolic process; EXPRESSED IN: 14 plant structures; EXPRESSED DURING: 4 anthesis, C globular stage, F mature embryo stage, petal differentiation and expansion stage, E expanded cotyledon stage; CONTAINS InterPro DOMAIN/s: HAD-superfamily hydrolase, subfamily IIB (InterPro:IPR006379), Trehalose-phosphatase (InterPro:IPR003337); BEST Arabidopsis thaliana protein match is: trehalose-6-phosphate phosphatase (TAIR:AT1G78090.1); Has 2331 Blast hits to 2325 proteins in 843 species: Archae - 41; Bacteria - 1347; Metazoa - 218; Fungi - 145; Plants - 454; Viruses - 0; Other Eukaryotes - 126 (source: NCBI BLink).), producing the protein MTNHNALISDAKGSIGVAVRVPNQSLFSPGGGRYISIPRKKLVQKLEADPSQTRIHTWIEAMRASSPTRTRPGNISPLPESDEEDEYSSWMAQHPSALTMFEEIAEASKGKQIVMFLDYDGTLSPIVENPDRAYMSEEMREAVKGVARYFPTAIVTGRCRDKVRRFVKLPGLYYAGSHGMDIKGPSKRNKHNKNNKGVLFQAANEFLPMIDKVSKCLVEKMRDIEGANVENNKFCVSVHYRCVDQKDWGLVAEHVTSILSEYPKLRLTQGRKVLEIRPTIKWDKGKALEFLLESLGFANSNDVLPIYIGDDRTDEDAFKVLRNKGQGFGILVSKIPKETSATYSLQEPSEVGEFLQRLVEWKQMSLRGR; encoded by the exons ATGACAAACCATAATGCCTTAATCTCTGATGCTAAAGGCAGCATCGGAGTTGCGGTTAGAGTTCCAAACcaatctctgttttctccCGGAGGTGGCCGATACATCAGCATTCCCCGGAAGAAACTCGTGCAGAAGCTAGAGGCCGACCCGAGTCAAACCCGTATCCACACTTGGATCGAAGCCATGAGGGCTTCTTCCCCAACCCGTACCCGACCGGGGAACATATCTCCCCTCCCGGAGTCCGATGAGGAGGATGAATACTCTTCTTGGATGGCTCAACACCCGTCAGCTTTAACCATGTTTGAAGAGATAGCTGAAGCTTCAAAAGGGAAACAAATCGTGATGTTTCTCGACTATGACGGTACATTATCCCCCATTGTTGAAAACCCTGATCGAGCTTACATGTCTGAAGAG ATGAGAGAGGCAGTGAAAGGCGTGGCTAGATATTTCCCGACCGCGATTGTCACTGGAAGATGCCGTGATAAG GTTCGTAGATTTGTGAAACTTCCCGGACTTTACTATGCAGGTAGCCATGGAATGGACATCAAAGGACCttccaaaagaaacaaacataacaaG AACAATAAAGGAGTTCTTTTCCAAGCGGCGAATGAGTTTTTGCCTATGATTGACAAG GTCTCTAAGTGTCTAGTAGAGAAAATGAGAGACATAGAAGGAGCAAACGTCGAGAACAACAAGTTTTGTGTCTCCGTACATTACCGTTGTGTTGATCAAaag GACTGGGGATTGGTAGCGGAACACGTGACATCGATATTGAGTGAGTATCCGAAACTGAGGTTgacacaaggaagaaaagtcTTAGAGATTCGACCAACCATCAAATGGGATAAAGGCAAAGCTCTCGAGTTCTTGCTCGAATCCTTAGGATTCGCTAACTCTAACGATGTTTTGCCCATCTATATAGGAGATGATCGTACGGACGAGGATGCTTTCAAG GTTTTGAGAAACAAAGGACAAGGCTTTGGTATACTTGTGTCCAAAATTCCAAAGGAAACGAGTGCTACATATTCTCTACAAGAACCTTCCGAg GTAGGAGAGTTTTTGCAGCGACTCGTGGAATGGAAACAAATGTCACTAAGAGGAAGATAG